In Citrobacter sp. RHB25-C09, the following proteins share a genomic window:
- a CDS encoding IS3 family transposase (programmed frameshift) has product MKKTRYTEEQIAFALKQAETGTRVGEVCRKMGISEATFYNWKKKFAGLGVTELRRLRQLEDENQRLKKLVADLSLDKEMLQEVLKPKVLRPAQKRQAVHFLREAYRISVRRGCGLLMQSRTVYHWQSRRDDRAITQRIREIAETRIRYGCPRIHVLLRREGWLINYKKTHRIYCLEGLNLRRKRPRRHISAAHRQQRPTLTHIDQCWSMDFVSDSLFNGRRFRALTVVDNFSRECLAIHAGKSLKGEDVVRVMEALRVLDKRLPVRIQTDNGSEFISKSLDKWAYEHGVMMDFSRPGKPTDNPFIESFNGSLRDECLNIHWFLSLEDAQDKLDNWRREYNHERTHSSLNDMTPAEFIRSLRKDEEL; this is encoded by the exons ATGAAAAAGACCCGTTATACCGAAGAACAGATTGCGTTTGCGCTGAAACAGGCCGAAACCGGCACCCGCGTCGGGGAAGTCTGCAGAAAGATGGGCATTTCTGAGGCCACTTTTTACAACTGGAAGAAAAAATTTGCCGGTCTGGGTGTGACGGAACTGCGGCGTCTGCGGCAACTGGAGGATGAAAACCAGCGGCTGAAGAAACTGGTGGCTGACCTGAGTCTGGACAAGGAGATGCTGCAGGAGGTACTGAAGC CAAAAGTTCTGAGGCCGGCTCAGAAGCGCCAGGCGGTGCATTTCCTGCGTGAGGCATATCGTATCAGCGTCCGTCGGGGATGCGGGTTGCTGATGCAGAGCAGAACTGTCTACCACTGGCAGAGTCGGCGTGACGATCGGGCAATAACCCAGCGCATCAGGGAAATTGCGGAAACACGAATACGCTATGGCTGTCCGCGCATTCACGTCCTGCTGCGACGAGAAGGCTGGCTAATTAACTATAAGAAAACACACCGGATTTACTGTCTGGAAGGCCTGAATCTGCGCAGGAAACGTCCCCGCAGACATATCAGTGCGGCACACCGGCAGCAGCGTCCGACCCTGACGCACATCGATCAGTGCTGGAGTATGGATTTCGTGTCGGATAGTCTGTTTAACGGACGGCGCTTCCGGGCGCTGACTGTAGTGGATAATTTTAGTCGGGAATGTCTGGCGATCCATGCCGGAAAATCATTGAAGGGTGAGGATGTGGTCCGCGTAATGGAAGCGCTGCGGGTGTTGGATAAGCGTCTGCCGGTACGTATACAGACGGATAACGGCAGCGAATTTATCTCGAAGAGTCTGGATAAATGGGCGTATGAACACGGTGTCATGATGGACTTCTCCCGCCCCGGAAAACCGACAGATAACCCGTTTATTGAATCGTTTAACGGCAGCCTGCGTGATGAATGCCTGAACATCCACTGGTTTCTGTCGCTGGAAGATGCGCAGGACAAACTCGACAACTGGCGCAGGGAATACAATCATGAGAGAACGCATTCATCATTAAATGACATGACTCCGGCGGAATTCATCCGAAGTCTCCGGAAAGACGAAGAACTCTGA
- a CDS encoding SEL1-like repeat protein — MKKSLFLCFIFLEGFLIGTPAYAQSEQERYEAYDRCQVDVRACQQAAEHGDAEAQYNLGKMYYTGEGLPQNFQKAKILWEESSKKGSAQSLNGLGLLYYTGKGVQGKNVKLAKELFHKAAQLGEFKAVLNIKVMLENNFAEYDDLKNADEEFRHCHEINKTKLENFSNNGNADASYQLALMYGGYDKIQEYDQKKYIYYLKKAAQEGNADAQYKIGYIYFRGTNNVKVDRDKALKYLIESDKQGNSNASYALFEYYQYQHEPDSLRSSKYLEKAAERHNLQAVYKMAYFYYHGNDSYNSNESFPKIDFKKSFHYYQVLSTTLTNRGIYNLGKDYQLDAMYQLGVMYENGQGANKSIQKARNMFKVSCDKGYKKSCDELSHLK, encoded by the coding sequence ATGAAAAAAAGTCTGTTTTTGTGTTTTATATTTCTAGAAGGATTTCTGATTGGTACTCCGGCCTATGCTCAAAGTGAGCAGGAGAGATACGAGGCTTATGATAGATGCCAAGTTGATGTACGAGCATGCCAGCAAGCTGCTGAACATGGTGATGCAGAGGCTCAATATAATTTAGGAAAGATGTATTATACAGGAGAGGGACTTCCCCAGAACTTTCAGAAGGCAAAGATACTATGGGAAGAATCGTCCAAAAAAGGTAGTGCTCAGTCTTTAAATGGATTAGGTTTGTTATATTATACAGGGAAAGGAGTTCAGGGGAAAAATGTTAAATTAGCAAAAGAATTATTCCATAAGGCTGCGCAATTAGGTGAGTTTAAGGCTGTGTTAAATATAAAGGTTATGCTCGAAAATAATTTTGCTGAATATGATGATCTCAAAAATGCAGATGAAGAATTTAGACATTGTCATGAGATAAACAAAACGAAATTAGAGAATTTTTCCAATAATGGAAATGCCGATGCATCCTATCAACTAGCTTTGATGTATGGTGGTTATGATAAAATTCAAGAATACGATCAGAAAAAATACATATACTATCTGAAAAAGGCCGCTCAAGAAGGTAATGCAGATGCGCAGTATAAAATAGGATATATCTATTTCCGAGGAACTAATAATGTAAAGGTTGATCGTGATAAGGCACTTAAATATCTAATTGAGTCTGATAAACAGGGCAATTCAAACGCGTCATACGCTCTTTTTGAATATTATCAATATCAGCATGAACCCGACTCCCTTCGTTCATCTAAATATTTAGAAAAAGCAGCAGAACGTCACAATCTACAAGCTGTATACAAGATGGCTTATTTTTATTATCATGGCAACGATTCATATAATAGTAATGAGTCTTTTCCTAAAATTGATTTTAAAAAATCATTTCATTACTATCAAGTTCTTTCAACCACACTAACTAATAGAGGTATATATAATCTTGGAAAAGATTATCAACTGGATGCTATGTATCAGTTAGGTGTTATGTATGAAAATGGTCAAGGGGCAAATAAATCCATACAGAAAGCAAGAAATATGTTTAAGGTATCCTGTGATAAAGGTTATAAGAAGAGTTGTGATGAGTTGAGCCATTTGAAGTGA
- a CDS encoding bacteriocin immunity protein, whose protein sequence is MKQISDYTEEEFLDFVRKIFDVDNTTEAEDIQNILEFKRLTEHPDGSDLIYYPREDREDSPEGVVQEVKEWRQKNGKSGFKN, encoded by the coding sequence ATGAAACAAATTAGTGATTATACAGAGGAAGAGTTTTTGGATTTTGTTCGTAAGATATTTGATGTCGATAATACTACTGAAGCAGAAGATATCCAAAATATCCTTGAGTTTAAACGATTGACTGAGCATCCTGATGGCTCAGATCTCATTTACTATCCACGAGAAGATCGGGAAGATAGCCCCGAAGGTGTTGTTCAAGAAGTCAAAGAATGGCGTCAAAAAAATGGAAAGTCGGGCTTTAAAAATTAG